From a region of the Hyphomicrobiales bacterium 4NK60-0047b genome:
- a CDS encoding glycosyl transferase family protein yields MDRSLLSSHVRTLARGPGRSRNLTYDEAKDAMSIILAGDAQPEAVGALLMLMRFRSENADEIAGFIQANHETLPKWLSNLKPELDWPSYAAGRTRGLPFFLLSALLLSQNNIQIFMHGFNSAHSASGSTEDAIKLLGLDVAETEGAVKASLDKNNFAYMPLRSLSPINYDLINLRDVLGLRSPINTVLRSLNPACAKASMIGVFHPPYISLQAGATLLMENGDAIIFKGGSGEAERTPLKPVKMTYTRDGQAKEIIAPALLKRVELEEPDEELRLEDLKDIWNGDKEDEKALCTIIGTAAAALFIQQKAETIEQAETIAKDYWKNRKPL; encoded by the coding sequence ATGGATAGGTCATTGTTGAGCTCACATGTCAGAACTTTGGCGAGAGGTCCTGGGAGGTCGCGCAACCTCACTTATGATGAAGCAAAAGATGCAATGTCAATTATCCTCGCCGGAGATGCTCAGCCAGAAGCTGTTGGTGCCTTGCTTATGCTCATGCGTTTCAGAAGTGAGAACGCAGATGAGATCGCAGGTTTCATTCAAGCAAACCATGAAACACTTCCTAAGTGGCTTAGTAATTTAAAGCCAGAGTTGGATTGGCCCTCATATGCAGCTGGACGCACCAGAGGACTACCATTTTTCCTTCTCTCAGCTCTATTGCTCAGTCAAAATAACATCCAGATTTTTATGCATGGATTTAATAGTGCGCACTCAGCATCCGGCAGCACAGAAGATGCGATTAAGTTGTTAGGCTTAGATGTCGCCGAAACAGAAGGTGCAGTGAAAGCCAGCCTGGATAAAAACAATTTTGCCTACATGCCCCTTCGTTCGTTAAGTCCGATAAATTATGACCTTATCAATCTGCGTGACGTCTTGGGTCTGAGGTCACCAATTAATACCGTGCTTCGTAGTCTAAACCCAGCGTGCGCAAAGGCGTCGATGATCGGTGTTTTCCATCCTCCCTACATTAGCCTTCAAGCGGGAGCAACACTCCTAATGGAAAACGGAGATGCCATCATCTTCAAAGGGGGAAGCGGTGAAGCTGAACGCACGCCATTAAAGCCGGTGAAAATGACATACACCAGAGATGGGCAAGCAAAGGAAATCATTGCCCCGGCGTTACTAAAAAGAGTTGAGCTCGAAGAGCCTGATGAAGAGCTCAGATTAGAAGATTTAAAAGACATTTGGAACGGTGATAAAGAAGATGAAAAAGCTCTATGTACAATCATCGGTACCGCGGCCGCTGCACTCTTCATCCAGCAAAAGGCTGAAACAATAGAACAAGCTGAAACTATAGCTAAAGACTATTGGAAAAACCGAAAGCCATTGTAA
- the lysM gene encoding peptidoglycan-binding protein LysM, with amino-acid sequence MGLLDFAADIGHKLFGSEDEGGEKIKEHIEESNPGVDNLEVEVKDGVAHIKGEAKDQSAFQKAVLMAGNIFGVSEVQAAELSAPDGDEDVLYYEVKKGDSLWKIAANTLGNGTKHTEIFEANKEVIRDPDLIFPGQKLRIPGGKA; translated from the coding sequence ATGGGATTACTCGACTTTGCAGCAGACATTGGTCACAAGCTTTTTGGCTCTGAAGATGAGGGCGGCGAGAAGATCAAAGAACATATCGAAGAAAGCAACCCTGGTGTCGACAACCTTGAAGTTGAAGTGAAAGATGGTGTTGCTCATATCAAAGGTGAAGCCAAAGACCAAAGCGCTTTCCAAAAAGCTGTGCTGATGGCTGGCAATATTTTTGGTGTTTCTGAAGTGCAGGCGGCTGAACTTTCGGCTCCAGATGGCGACGAAGATGTGCTTTATTATGAAGTAAAAAAAGGTGATAGCCTTTGGAAGATTGCTGCTAACACACTTGGCAATGGCACAAAGCACACTGAGATTTTTGAAGCAAACAAAGAAGTGATCCGTGACCCGGACCTTATTTTCCCTGGACAAAAATTACGCATCCCTGGAGGGAAAGCTTAG